In the Pyrolobus fumarii 1A genome, one interval contains:
- a CDS encoding HEPN domain-containing protein, which yields MVDFREWLEKAYVFLEEAKDDISRERYWLACFHAQQFAELALKAVLVKLVGSFPFTHSLVELLEAIESLGYRVEEELYSTAEALEKHYTMARYPGARLVVYNRRTAIRCIEYAERIRRFVEKILEGEERGVREETKDV from the coding sequence GTGGTCGATTTCCGCGAGTGGCTCGAAAAAGCCTACGTTTTTCTCGAGGAGGCTAAGGATGATATATCACGTGAGAGATACTGGTTAGCGTGTTTCCATGCGCAGCAGTTCGCCGAACTAGCTCTTAAAGCCGTGCTGGTAAAGCTAGTTGGTAGCTTCCCTTTCACCCACAGTCTTGTAGAGCTTCTGGAGGCTATCGAGTCGCTGGGTTATAGGGTAGAGGAGGAGCTTTACTCTACAGCCGAGGCGCTGGAGAAACACTACACAATGGCTAGATATCCGGGTGCTCGGCTTGTGGTTTACAACCGGAGAACTGCTATAAGGTGTATCGAGTATGCCGAGAGAATCAGGAGATTTGTTGAAAAAATACTTGAGGGCGAGGAAAGAGGCGTTAGAGAAGAGACCAAGGATGTTTAG
- a CDS encoding nucleotidyltransferase domain-containing protein has protein sequence MRARKEALEKRPRMFREFMERLTKKLEGKATIIVFGGRARVGVENREPRDYDVMIVVSDELEIEDVEEEVYRLKPKRLPADIIIVTKQMLEDNIVKQMLKDSIIVYDSLGISTRVSLRSQRRD, from the coding sequence TTGAGGGCGAGGAAAGAGGCGTTAGAGAAGAGACCAAGGATGTTTAGAGAGTTTATGGAGAGGCTCACTAAGAAACTGGAAGGGAAAGCAACGATAATAGTATTTGGCGGCAGAGCCAGGGTGGGTGTAGAGAATAGAGAACCTAGAGACTATGATGTAATGATAGTTGTGAGTGATGAGTTAGAAATAGAGGATGTTGAGGAGGAAGTCTATAGATTGAAACCCAAAAGGTTACCCGCAGACATAATAATAGTAACCAAGCAGATGTTAGAAGATAACATAGTTAAACAGATGTTAAAGGATAGTATAATAGTTTACGACTCTTTAGGGATTTCTACAAGAGTGTCGTTAAGATCGCAAAGACGGGATTAG
- a CDS encoding B12-binding domain-containing radical SAM protein, with amino-acid sequence MIVKKCRDCLRVALLYPSIYQVAVASLAYQLIYYMLNSMEHVVAERFVLPSLDELSTPLRSLETGALLKHFDVIIIPVSYELDLMYAVHALHVSGVEPYAEKRRHPVIVVGGPVPSMNPAPFYPLADVIVIGEAEPTLPLLVETLYTDGVDALKASEGFLTRYTVEAGEKSRRVYVEDLDSTFHPILQFRIPGSGEPWGEALLVEISRGCRWMCRFCMEAFFTLPWRIRSFTKIREIIEEGVEVNKVSKVAFYSLSFFDHPDADRLLEYLAENKLEVSIGSLRADTLNRDRLEMLARLGQRTVTIAPETFSPRLSCAINKVIGRSTVEELVLEARRLGLHPKLYLMLGLPGEQDEDVKHAAEILSRLWRLSGGSMRVTVNPLVPKPWTPLQWHPFIDEKRYEARARLLRRAARNVDILSYRWAYAQAVIARGGVEAGLAVIDASREAPRLGTVLRALRKTTWGRKVLEGFEPGEELPWEKLVDPGYPVAALRRSFEAALSCLGRG; translated from the coding sequence GTGATAGTAAAGAAGTGCCGTGATTGTCTTCGTGTAGCACTACTGTACCCGTCTATTTACCAAGTAGCTGTGGCCAGCCTAGCATACCAGCTGATATACTATATGCTAAATAGTATGGAACATGTTGTAGCAGAGCGTTTTGTGCTACCTAGTTTGGACGAGTTAAGCACTCCTCTCCGTAGTCTTGAGACTGGTGCTCTTCTCAAGCATTTCGATGTTATCATTATACCTGTGTCGTATGAGCTTGACTTGATGTACGCTGTTCACGCGCTTCACGTGTCCGGCGTAGAGCCTTACGCTGAGAAGAGAAGACACCCAGTAATAGTCGTGGGTGGACCGGTACCATCAATGAATCCTGCACCGTTCTATCCACTTGCTGACGTGATTGTGATTGGTGAAGCCGAGCCTACACTACCATTGCTCGTTGAGACGCTCTACACTGATGGCGTAGACGCGCTTAAGGCTTCCGAGGGTTTCTTGACCAGATACACCGTAGAGGCTGGCGAGAAGAGCCGTAGGGTGTACGTTGAGGATCTGGACTCGACTTTCCACCCGATACTGCAGTTCCGTATACCTGGTAGCGGCGAGCCGTGGGGAGAGGCTCTCCTCGTGGAAATCTCGAGAGGTTGCAGGTGGATGTGCAGGTTCTGCATGGAGGCTTTCTTCACACTACCCTGGAGAATTAGGAGCTTCACCAAGATACGCGAGATTATAGAGGAGGGTGTTGAGGTTAACAAGGTTTCTAAAGTTGCTTTCTACTCTTTGAGTTTCTTCGACCACCCGGATGCCGATAGGCTGCTCGAATACCTCGCCGAGAATAAACTAGAGGTTAGCATTGGTAGCTTGCGTGCGGACACCCTTAACCGAGATAGGCTGGAGATGCTCGCCAGACTTGGACAGAGAACGGTAACAATAGCCCCCGAAACCTTCTCGCCACGGCTGAGTTGCGCGATTAACAAGGTGATAGGCCGCAGTACTGTAGAGGAGCTTGTACTAGAAGCCCGTAGGTTGGGACTCCACCCTAAACTATACCTTATGCTGGGGTTGCCGGGCGAGCAAGACGAGGATGTCAAGCACGCTGCTGAGATACTATCTAGGCTCTGGAGGTTATCCGGCGGCTCCATGCGCGTAACTGTTAATCCTCTCGTGCCTAAGCCGTGGACGCCTCTACAGTGGCATCCCTTCATAGACGAGAAGAGGTACGAGGCGAGAGCCAGACTATTACGCCGTGCCGCACGGAACGTTGATATTCTTAGCTACAGGTGGGCGTACGCACAAGCTGTTATAGCGCGTGGGGGTGTAGAAGCTGGTTTAGCGGTCATAGATGCTTCTAGGGAAGCTCCTAGGCTGGGTACCGTACTACGCGCCCTTAGGAAGACAACATGGGGGAGGAAGGTTCTGGAGGGATTTGAGCCTGGAGAAGAGCTACCCTGGGAGAAGCTCGTAGACCCGGGCTACCCTGTGGCCGCTCTAAGGAGGAGCTTTGAGGCAGCACTCTCGTGTCTAGGGCGGGGATAA
- the argC gene encoding N-acetyl-gamma-glutamyl-phosphate reductase — MSGAIPVCIIGASGYTGGELLRLLAMHPNAEVVIATSREYAGKPIGYVHFNLRGFYKGLRFSPLNIDEITDKCEAVFLAVPHGASLELVPKLYETGLKILDLSADFRLKNPEEYKRWYGREHPYPDLLEKAVYGLPELHRDEIRNARLVAVPGCNATAAIFAAAPVVKEKLVDLDHLVIDVKVGSSEAGSKPSPGDHHPERENAIRPYSAEGHRHVAEVEQELGMLAGRDVRVAFVPHAVSAIRGALATLHAWLADGADEMKVWRAYAAMYGKEPFVRIVRTGLLRYPDPKYVIGTNFVDVGFAVEKRIGRMAGFAAIDNLVRGAAGQAVQSFNIMMGFDETLGLLYPPLKPA; from the coding sequence GTGAGTGGCGCTATCCCAGTGTGTATCATCGGCGCCTCTGGTTACACTGGTGGCGAGTTGCTTCGCCTTCTAGCCATGCACCCCAACGCAGAGGTTGTAATAGCGACGTCAAGAGAGTACGCCGGGAAGCCCATCGGTTACGTACACTTTAACCTCCGGGGCTTCTACAAGGGTTTGCGCTTCTCACCCCTCAATATAGACGAGATCACGGATAAGTGCGAAGCAGTTTTCCTAGCAGTCCCGCATGGTGCCAGTCTCGAACTCGTACCCAAGCTGTACGAGACTGGACTAAAGATACTCGATTTGAGCGCTGACTTCCGCCTGAAGAACCCAGAGGAGTACAAGAGATGGTATGGCAGAGAGCATCCCTACCCGGATCTACTAGAGAAGGCTGTCTACGGTCTACCAGAGCTACACCGTGACGAGATACGCAATGCCAGGTTGGTCGCGGTACCCGGGTGTAACGCCACTGCTGCGATTTTCGCCGCGGCCCCCGTGGTCAAAGAGAAGCTAGTCGACCTGGATCATCTTGTGATAGACGTTAAGGTCGGGAGTAGCGAGGCTGGCTCCAAACCCAGCCCTGGCGACCACCACCCCGAGAGGGAGAATGCAATCAGACCCTATAGTGCGGAGGGCCACCGTCACGTCGCCGAGGTCGAACAGGAGCTTGGCATGCTAGCAGGCCGTGATGTTAGAGTAGCTTTCGTGCCTCATGCGGTCTCAGCGATTAGGGGTGCACTGGCCACACTGCACGCGTGGCTAGCGGATGGCGCTGATGAGATGAAGGTATGGAGAGCGTATGCCGCGATGTACGGCAAGGAGCCTTTCGTCAGGATAGTTAGGACTGGCTTGCTGCGCTACCCGGACCCGAAGTACGTTATAGGAACCAACTTTGTCGATGTTGGGTTCGCCGTTGAGAAGAGGATAGGGAGGATGGCAGGATTCGCAGCTATAGACAACCTTGTGCGTGGCGCGGCGGGACAAGCCGTCCAGAGCTTCAATATAATGATGGGGTTTGACGAGACCCTTGGCCTACTATATCCGCCGTTAAAACCAGCCTAA
- a CDS encoding radical SAM protein, whose amino-acid sequence MAILSEPGYDPVKLAKDIEHIVVRGLARKYYRVARATRFYGGSAAADCVGCNLRCAFCWSGVPRDKPNEVGRFYEPEEVYEALARTAEKHHFRYVRVSGNEPTIGWQHLIRLLELFEQDGRFIFILETNGILIGADRSKARELAKFTILHVRVSLKGCNEKQFHRLTGAKPSAFKLQIQALKNLSDYNVPHHPAVMATFCSRESLLQLATRLASEVGPWETANLELETLILYPHVERRLKEARLWPPGPISE is encoded by the coding sequence GTGGCCATATTGTCGGAGCCTGGTTACGATCCAGTCAAACTAGCCAAGGACATAGAGCATATCGTCGTCCGCGGCCTGGCCAGGAAGTACTATCGCGTCGCGAGAGCCACCAGGTTCTATGGTGGAAGTGCTGCCGCCGACTGTGTAGGGTGTAACTTGCGTTGCGCATTCTGTTGGAGCGGCGTGCCTCGCGACAAACCAAACGAGGTAGGGAGGTTCTACGAGCCCGAGGAGGTATACGAAGCTCTTGCGCGCACCGCCGAGAAGCATCACTTTCGTTACGTGAGGGTTAGTGGTAACGAGCCAACAATTGGATGGCAGCATCTCATTCGTCTACTCGAATTATTTGAGCAGGACGGCCGCTTCATATTCATACTTGAGACTAACGGGATACTCATAGGGGCCGACCGCTCTAAGGCTCGGGAACTAGCAAAATTTACGATACTTCATGTACGTGTCTCGCTGAAAGGCTGCAATGAGAAACAGTTCCATCGTTTAACGGGGGCAAAACCATCAGCATTCAAACTACAAATACAAGCGTTAAAGAACCTTAGCGACTACAACGTCCCCCATCACCCTGCTGTAATGGCAACATTCTGTAGCCGCGAGTCCCTACTACAGTTAGCGACTAGACTTGCAAGTGAAGTAGGACCTTGGGAGACAGCCAATCTCGAACTGGAGACACTCATACTATACCCTCATGTTGAGAGAAGACTAAAGGAGGCACGTCTCTGGCCACCAGGCCCTATATCCGAGTAA
- the carB gene encoding carbamoyl-phosphate synthase (glutamine-hydrolyzing) large subunit, with translation MLPRRIDVRKVLVIGSGSIKIAEAAEFDYSGSQALKALREEGIETILVNPNVATIQTSYEMADKVYLIPLKPEFVEKVIERETPDGILLGFGGQTALSLGVTLYKRGVLRKYGVKVLGTPVEGIERALSRSKFRKTMIEAGLPVPPSNAARSVEEALEIAEAIGYPVIVRVSFNLGGGGSFVAWRREELELWLRRAFAQSEIGEVLVEKYLHHWKEVEFEVVRDAYGNAAAIACMENIDPMGVHTGESIVVAPCQTLTDREYQLLRVASIRVAESISLIGEGNVQLALNPKGEEYYIIETNPRMSRSSALASKATGYPLAYIAAKLALGYKLHEILNKVTMRTCACFEPSLDYVVVKVPRWDLEKFEGVEKSIGSEMKSIGEVMAIGRSYIEALQKAIRMLDIGEPGLTGGPFWREEHTLEEVLEKLKRREPYWPLWVAKAFRLGASVEQVYELTGIDPYFLYPIRDVVELTLEIEKMGRKVLENKTILEEAKLLGFSDEQIARLAGVTEDDVRKARKEIDVTPVVKQIDTLAAEWPAETNYLYMTYWGTEDDISFKSKKPKIVVIGAGVFRIGVSVEFDWAVVNFALATRRRGYEVIVVNYNPETVSTDWDMNEKLYFEELTLERLLDINDKEKPMGFVAFAGGQIANKLAFKLEARGVKLLGTRGESVDRAENREKFSKLLDKLGIKQPPWVSASNLQEAIRFAEQIGYPVLVRPSYVLSGSAMKVAWSKEELIEYIERATRISPEYPVVVSKFYSGALEAEVDAVSDGKRIVLTPIEHVEPAGVHSGDSTMSIPPFSLPERVIDRMAEIAYQLAQELEIRGPFNIQFLVHDNNVYVIELNLRTSRSMPFVSKVTGVNYMELAAQAVLDGKLGIDSELTVLRPKAWGVKSPQFSWARLRGAYPHLGPEMRSTGEVAALGWSFEEALLKSWLAVHGNRLPRNNEAVLVYDPTGREKVRLRRAAELVEDAGFTVFTVEGMEVDGFEALPAERVEQLETSGRIGLVMTTGYAPHKDYRIRRLAADLNIPLVLDARLAEKLAESILWHTRGGILEVRELKEYWGERR, from the coding sequence GCTCTTAGCCTCGGCGTGACGCTCTACAAGAGAGGTGTGCTACGCAAGTATGGCGTGAAGGTTCTTGGGACGCCCGTAGAGGGGATAGAACGCGCGTTATCGAGGAGCAAGTTCCGCAAAACGATGATAGAAGCTGGGCTTCCAGTTCCGCCGAGCAACGCAGCCCGTAGTGTTGAGGAGGCGCTCGAAATAGCAGAGGCTATCGGCTACCCTGTGATAGTCCGCGTTAGTTTCAACCTTGGCGGTGGCGGCAGTTTCGTGGCATGGAGGAGAGAGGAGCTTGAGCTATGGCTCAGGAGGGCCTTTGCCCAGAGCGAGATTGGCGAGGTTCTAGTGGAGAAGTATCTCCACCACTGGAAGGAGGTCGAGTTTGAGGTTGTGAGAGACGCCTATGGCAACGCAGCTGCGATAGCATGTATGGAGAATATTGACCCGATGGGCGTTCACACTGGAGAGTCCATCGTCGTCGCACCATGCCAGACGCTGACCGACCGCGAGTACCAGCTGCTACGCGTAGCATCAATACGCGTTGCAGAGTCTATCAGCCTTATAGGCGAGGGTAACGTCCAGCTAGCCCTAAACCCGAAGGGCGAGGAGTACTACATAATCGAGACAAACCCAAGAATGTCGAGGAGCAGCGCGCTCGCAAGCAAGGCGACAGGCTACCCTCTAGCGTATATCGCTGCTAAGCTGGCGCTTGGATACAAGCTCCACGAGATACTCAACAAGGTTACTATGAGAACTTGTGCCTGCTTCGAACCGAGCCTCGATTATGTCGTGGTAAAAGTTCCCAGATGGGATCTTGAGAAGTTTGAGGGCGTCGAGAAGAGTATTGGCAGCGAGATGAAGAGCATCGGCGAAGTCATGGCCATAGGCAGGAGCTACATTGAGGCGCTCCAGAAGGCGATAAGGATGCTCGACATTGGTGAGCCTGGATTAACGGGAGGGCCATTCTGGAGAGAAGAGCACACACTTGAAGAGGTTCTCGAGAAGCTCAAGAGGAGGGAACCTTACTGGCCACTATGGGTTGCGAAAGCATTCCGCCTCGGTGCTAGCGTAGAGCAGGTCTATGAGCTCACAGGAATCGACCCATACTTCCTCTACCCGATAAGAGACGTGGTCGAGCTTACACTCGAGATAGAGAAGATGGGTAGAAAGGTACTCGAGAATAAGACGATACTTGAGGAGGCCAAGCTTCTCGGCTTTAGTGACGAGCAGATAGCGAGGCTCGCCGGCGTAACTGAGGATGATGTCCGCAAGGCGAGAAAGGAGATAGACGTGACTCCCGTTGTGAAGCAGATTGATACGCTTGCAGCCGAGTGGCCAGCCGAGACGAACTACCTTTACATGACCTACTGGGGGACGGAAGACGACATCAGTTTTAAATCAAAGAAGCCCAAGATAGTTGTGATAGGCGCTGGCGTATTCCGCATAGGAGTCAGCGTAGAGTTTGACTGGGCGGTTGTCAACTTCGCGCTCGCCACGCGAAGAAGAGGTTACGAGGTGATTGTGGTCAACTACAACCCGGAGACCGTCTCAACAGACTGGGATATGAACGAGAAGCTGTACTTCGAGGAGTTGACGCTCGAGAGGCTACTAGACATAAACGACAAGGAGAAGCCGATGGGCTTCGTAGCGTTCGCCGGCGGCCAGATTGCGAACAAACTAGCTTTCAAGCTAGAAGCTAGAGGCGTGAAGCTGCTAGGCACACGCGGAGAGAGTGTAGATAGGGCCGAGAACAGGGAGAAGTTCAGTAAGCTTCTCGACAAGTTGGGTATAAAGCAGCCCCCGTGGGTTTCAGCCTCAAACCTGCAGGAGGCGATCCGCTTCGCCGAGCAGATTGGTTACCCTGTACTCGTTCGCCCGAGTTACGTGCTAAGCGGCTCTGCGATGAAGGTAGCGTGGAGTAAGGAGGAGCTGATAGAATACATCGAGAGAGCTACTAGAATATCGCCAGAGTACCCCGTTGTCGTCTCCAAGTTCTACAGTGGCGCTCTAGAGGCTGAGGTAGACGCTGTTAGCGACGGCAAACGCATAGTGCTAACGCCCATAGAGCATGTGGAGCCTGCTGGCGTGCACAGCGGCGATTCGACAATGAGCATACCGCCATTCTCGCTTCCAGAGCGCGTTATTGACAGGATGGCTGAGATAGCTTACCAGCTAGCTCAGGAGCTAGAGATACGCGGACCCTTCAACATACAGTTCCTAGTCCACGACAACAACGTGTACGTGATAGAGTTGAACCTCCGTACATCCCGCTCAATGCCCTTCGTGAGCAAGGTCACTGGCGTTAACTACATGGAGCTTGCCGCTCAAGCAGTCCTGGACGGCAAGCTCGGCATTGACAGCGAGCTTACTGTGCTTAGGCCGAAAGCCTGGGGTGTAAAGTCGCCACAGTTCTCATGGGCCAGGCTGAGAGGCGCCTATCCACACCTAGGCCCAGAGATGAGGAGCACCGGAGAGGTAGCCGCACTCGGTTGGAGCTTCGAAGAGGCTCTACTGAAGAGCTGGTTGGCTGTCCACGGCAACCGGCTACCAAGGAACAACGAGGCTGTTCTGGTGTACGACCCGACGGGCAGGGAGAAGGTTAGGTTGAGACGAGCAGCCGAGCTGGTCGAGGACGCCGGGTTCACAGTATTCACTGTCGAGGGTATGGAGGTTGACGGCTTTGAAGCGCTGCCAGCCGAGAGAGTAGAGCAGCTAGAGACCTCTGGTAGAATAGGCCTGGTCATGACGACTGGTTACGCGCCCCACAAGGATTATAGGATAAGGAGGCTAGCTGCCGACCTCAATATACCCCTGGTGCTCGATGCCAGACTTGCCGAGAAGCTTGCAGAGTCCATACTCTGGCATACGCGTGGCGGCATCCTCGAGGTACGTGAGCTAAAGGAGTACTGGGGTGAGCGCAGGTGA
- a CDS encoding hydantoinase B/oxoprolinase family protein, whose protein sequence is MRLESIWKGLVYAAEEMGSVLRRTAVSPNIRDRLDFSCAILDPEGRLVAQAEHIPVHLGVLAYSGPRLVEEIHSHGFEEGDVFVSNDPYMLGTHLNDVTLVKPVFYSGRLIAWLAVKAHHVDVGGRAPGSIGGASRIDEEGVLIHLERLVERGVQRFERLSSLITASRTPDALKMDLHAQLAALKWGESLLAGLAERYGADALLDAMRWSLEYVKRYAGRVFGGLEGRAEFSDWLEDDEGAKRVETVLEVYKGHVRVYLRGPRQLPKAVNATLPSTVAAVAYTLKAVLDPDMPVNYGLYEKLSVNAEEGSVFNAVPPAPVSAYTETVQRVVDLVQGALAELAPGRVPAASGGSMTSIAMGGEGWAFYETIGCGSGARPDSDGVDGVHVNMTNTLNTPIEILENQYPIRIEAYELRNDSCGLGKWRGGLGIRRVYRALRKTTVSIAGSRVWTKPWGLEGGEPGARAEYKIIRKDGRVELLPPLAVAKLEPGDLLVIETPGGGGYGNPCERKREHMEADVREGKVSLERVELLQAECTRQ, encoded by the coding sequence GTGAGGCTTGAGAGTATCTGGAAGGGTCTCGTGTATGCTGCTGAGGAGATGGGCTCGGTGTTGCGCCGTACAGCGGTAAGCCCCAATATACGCGATCGTCTTGACTTCTCCTGCGCGATTCTGGACCCTGAGGGGAGGTTAGTAGCGCAAGCCGAGCACATCCCTGTCCATCTTGGTGTGCTTGCCTATAGTGGCCCGAGGCTAGTGGAGGAGATACACTCCCACGGGTTCGAAGAGGGTGATGTGTTCGTCTCTAATGACCCATACATGCTGGGCACGCATTTGAACGACGTGACCCTAGTCAAGCCTGTCTTCTACTCGGGTAGGCTCATAGCATGGCTTGCTGTCAAGGCACACCATGTTGATGTTGGCGGGAGGGCACCAGGCAGTATAGGCGGCGCTTCTAGGATTGATGAGGAGGGTGTACTCATACACCTTGAGAGGCTGGTTGAGAGGGGAGTACAACGCTTCGAGCGTTTATCTAGTCTCATTACGGCCTCTCGAACACCAGACGCGCTTAAAATGGATCTCCATGCGCAACTCGCTGCGTTGAAGTGGGGTGAGTCGCTCCTCGCGGGACTCGCAGAAAGGTATGGGGCCGATGCCTTGCTCGATGCCATGCGTTGGAGTCTAGAGTATGTCAAGAGGTATGCTGGACGAGTATTTGGCGGGCTGGAGGGTAGGGCCGAGTTTAGCGATTGGCTTGAGGACGATGAGGGTGCCAAGCGCGTCGAGACTGTACTGGAAGTGTACAAGGGACACGTCCGTGTGTATCTTCGTGGGCCGCGTCAGTTACCGAAGGCTGTGAACGCTACGCTTCCGTCTACTGTTGCTGCTGTCGCGTACACGCTTAAGGCGGTACTCGACCCAGATATGCCGGTCAACTATGGACTGTATGAAAAGCTGAGTGTGAACGCCGAGGAGGGTAGCGTATTCAATGCGGTGCCGCCTGCCCCGGTCTCAGCCTACACGGAGACTGTACAACGCGTCGTTGATCTCGTGCAAGGCGCTCTGGCGGAGCTTGCGCCTGGCCGCGTGCCAGCCGCCTCTGGAGGCTCAATGACTAGCATAGCCATGGGTGGCGAGGGCTGGGCTTTCTACGAGACCATCGGCTGCGGCTCCGGCGCCAGACCCGACAGCGACGGCGTGGACGGCGTGCACGTTAACATGACTAACACTCTAAACACTCCAATCGAGATACTCGAAAACCAATACCCCATTCGCATAGAGGCTTACGAGCTGCGCAACGACTCGTGTGGCCTTGGTAAGTGGCGAGGAGGCCTCGGGATAAGGAGAGTATACCGCGCACTACGCAAGACGACAGTCTCTATTGCAGGGAGCCGCGTCTGGACCAAACCATGGGGGCTAGAAGGCGGAGAGCCAGGCGCACGCGCAGAATACAAGATAATACGCAAGGATGGCCGTGTTGAGCTTCTCCCTCCGCTGGCCGTCGCAAAACTAGAGCCTGGCGACCTGCTGGTAATCGAGACGCCAGGTGGAGGTGGTTACGGGAACCCTTGCGAGAGGAAACGTGAGCATATGGAAGCGGATGTGAGAGAAGGCAAGGTTAGCCTCGAGAGAGTAGAGCTGCTGCAAGCCGAGTGCACCAGACAATGA
- a CDS encoding PaREP1 family protein, with protein sequence MHDVVLLRIPRGILERLEKESRKAGLTPEEYIIELILNDLDPPERAREYIEAAKSFLEEAEEELRKGNMRQAAEKLWGAAALAIKAYASWRSGKRLTSHGELWEYTRVLRRELGTWISDAWAHANAMHVCFYEGWCSREHIEDAREKIEKLVRAVEGRVKAEG encoded by the coding sequence ATGCACGATGTTGTACTTCTCCGTATCCCCCGCGGAATTCTCGAGAGGCTAGAAAAAGAGTCTAGAAAAGCAGGTTTAACTCCTGAGGAATACATCATCGAGCTTATCCTCAATGACTTGGATCCTCCGGAGAGAGCCCGAGAGTATATCGAAGCGGCTAAGAGTTTTCTAGAAGAAGCTGAGGAGGAGCTACGGAAAGGTAACATGCGGCAAGCTGCTGAGAAGCTTTGGGGTGCCGCAGCACTAGCAATTAAGGCGTACGCCTCCTGGAGAAGTGGCAAGAGACTGACAAGTCACGGAGAGTTATGGGAGTATACCAGGGTTCTCAGGAGGGAGCTAGGCACATGGATTAGTGATGCGTGGGCCCATGCAAATGCCATGCACGTTTGTTTCTATGAGGGGTGGTGTAGCAGGGAGCACATAGAGGACGCGCGTGAGAAGATAGAAAAATTGGTAAGAGCTGTCGAAGGAAGAGTAAAGGCAGAAGGCTAG
- the lysX gene encoding lysine biosynthesis protein LysX, translating to MTRVALAYDYLRQEEKLVIEALREVGLEVKMLPVTEKPFHIGGEPDIDLVVVRTTSMFNGLYTAAAYESMGIRSINQSRTILYSGDKALTYSLLARAKIPTPDTYIALGSRAVFEAAKLLGYPLVDKPPIGSWGRLVSLIYDDFNLVTVVEHREALCNRQMRIHVMQEYVETGNKDIRCLVLGGELLGCIYRIAREGEWRSNVALGGHTEVVDVTPDLENLVLRAAAVVEGDFVSIDVFEHPEKGYVVNEVNGIPEFKGFMRATGVNVARKLAEYVKSLVKA from the coding sequence GTGACGCGCGTAGCTCTAGCCTACGACTATCTGAGGCAGGAGGAGAAGCTCGTCATAGAGGCTCTTAGAGAGGTGGGCCTAGAGGTCAAAATGCTACCAGTGACGGAGAAGCCATTCCATATAGGCGGCGAGCCTGACATCGACCTAGTAGTGGTCAGGACTACCAGTATGTTCAACGGGTTGTATACCGCCGCAGCCTACGAGTCTATGGGCATTCGGAGCATAAACCAGTCTAGAACCATACTCTACAGCGGCGACAAGGCACTGACATACTCGCTCCTAGCGAGGGCCAAGATACCAACACCTGACACCTACATTGCTCTCGGAAGCCGCGCCGTCTTCGAGGCGGCTAAGCTGCTGGGCTACCCATTGGTAGATAAACCGCCGATAGGAAGCTGGGGCAGACTAGTATCCCTGATATACGACGACTTTAACCTAGTGACTGTTGTGGAGCATAGAGAGGCTCTATGCAACCGACAGATGAGGATACACGTTATGCAAGAGTACGTCGAGACCGGCAATAAGGACATTCGTTGTCTTGTGCTTGGCGGAGAGCTCCTAGGATGCATCTATAGGATAGCGCGCGAGGGCGAGTGGAGAAGTAATGTGGCTCTAGGCGGCCACACAGAGGTTGTAGACGTGACACCGGATCTAGAGAATCTCGTGCTAAGGGCAGCAGCCGTTGTCGAAGGCGACTTCGTCTCAATAGATGTGTTCGAGCACCCGGAGAAAGGCTACGTTGTAAACGAGGTCAACGGGATACCAGAGTTCAAGGGCTTCATGAGAGCAACTGGAGTAAACGTTGCTAGAAAGCTAGCCGAGTACGTCAAGTCTCTGGTAAAGGCATGA